One Actinomyces marmotae DNA window includes the following coding sequences:
- the fmt gene encoding methionyl-tRNA formyltransferase — protein sequence MRILFAGTPEPALPVLRALMDSPEHEIVGVLTRADARSGRGRALRPSPVAAVAREAGIDTRTPVNLKDPETQDWVRKLGVDAAVVVAYGRLVPPALLDVPAHGWLNLHFSLLPAWRGAAPVQHAIIHGDDVTGACVFRLEAGMDTGPVHASLAEPIGPTDTAGDLLARLAHAGAPLVLDVLARLAAGGARPAPQPDEGVSLAPMLTPDDGRIDWERSAAEIDRQIRGVTPAPGAYSTYRGARFRLGPAAPVPGASDAGAGALAPGELRVTKREVLVGTGAGTLRLGQVAPAGKNWMDAAAWARGARPAPGARLGEQAASTAMPGGER from the coding sequence ATGCGCATACTCTTCGCCGGGACACCCGAGCCGGCCCTCCCCGTGCTGCGAGCACTCATGGACTCTCCCGAGCACGAGATCGTCGGAGTTCTCACCCGGGCGGACGCCCGCTCCGGCCGCGGCAGGGCCCTGCGCCCCTCGCCCGTGGCAGCCGTCGCTCGCGAGGCCGGCATTGACACGCGCACCCCGGTGAACCTCAAGGACCCCGAGACCCAGGACTGGGTGCGCAAACTGGGCGTTGACGCGGCCGTCGTCGTCGCCTACGGCCGGCTCGTCCCTCCCGCCCTCCTGGACGTCCCCGCCCACGGCTGGCTCAATCTCCACTTCTCCCTCCTGCCCGCCTGGCGCGGAGCGGCCCCCGTCCAGCACGCGATCATCCACGGCGACGACGTCACCGGCGCCTGCGTCTTCCGCCTCGAGGCGGGCATGGACACCGGGCCCGTCCACGCGAGCCTGGCCGAGCCCATCGGCCCCACTGACACCGCCGGGGACCTCCTGGCTCGCCTCGCTCACGCCGGAGCGCCCCTCGTCCTCGACGTCCTCGCCCGTCTCGCCGCCGGCGGCGCGCGGCCCGCCCCCCAGCCCGATGAGGGCGTGAGCCTGGCTCCGATGCTCACCCCCGACGACGGGCGCATCGACTGGGAGCGCTCAGCCGCTGAGATCGACCGCCAGATCCGCGGCGTCACCCCCGCGCCCGGCGCTTACAGCACCTATCGTGGGGCCCGTTTCCGCCTCGGGCCCGCCGCCCCCGTTCCCGGGGCCTCCGATGCGGGCGCCGGCGCCCTCGCGCCCGGTGAGCTGCGCGTCACCAAGCGGGAGGTCCTCGTGGGCACGGGCGCCGGCACGCTGCGCCTGGGACAAGTGGCGCCGGCCGGCAAGAACTGGATGGACGCGGCCGCCTGGGCCCGCGGCGCCAGGCCCGCTCCCGGCGCTCGCCTCGGCGAGCAGGCCGCCTCGACGGCGATGCCGGGAGGCGAGCGCTGA
- a CDS encoding biotin carboxylase N-terminal domain-containing protein has protein sequence MTHGQYPSRVLIANRGEIALRVIRTVRDLGGTSILPYTPEDLMSPAAELADEAHALPEGSGYTHADAILALARATGADAIHPGYGFLSENAEFARAVVDAGITWVGPSPEAMDALGDKMSARATAERAGVAPVPGITEPVTSSSTVIGFAAEHGYPVALKRTDGGGGRGITVLSNDDEARSTPAFESASAGGGTLILERFVTAARHIETQCARDSHGDFAVVSTRDCTLQRRNQKLLEEAPAPFLPEGIHEALVDSSRRLLETVGYVGVATCEFLLTPEGDLWFLEVNPRLQVEHCVSEEVTGTDLVETQLRIAAGGDLGEVLPVRGHSIELRITCEDPAAGLAPSTGTITRLRWPAGPGIRIESGVVEGDVVTPMFDPMLAKIVVTGATREQALARARRALAETVVEGVTVCTALHEAVLGLPAFTQPNASGLLGVTTRWIENDVLPGLATGAQGDGSATAGPVAAGSQAPAPAAASTRTRSTYIIEVNGQRVSLTIPDGVFGGHGHRGGLAGPGGGSHRAHRGQPLRGRGARAARVGAEGPETADGVIAAPMQAIITRICVEPGARVAEGDLLIVLESMKMENYVHAPYDGVVEEIAVGAGTTVSAGDVLIRFAREAATGQKEA, from the coding sequence GTGACACACGGTCAGTACCCCTCCCGCGTCCTCATCGCCAATCGCGGCGAGATCGCCCTGAGAGTCATCCGCACCGTCAGGGACCTGGGAGGGACCTCGATCCTGCCGTACACGCCCGAGGACCTCATGAGCCCCGCCGCCGAGCTCGCCGACGAGGCCCACGCCCTTCCCGAAGGATCCGGCTACACGCACGCCGACGCCATCCTCGCCCTGGCCCGCGCCACCGGCGCCGATGCCATCCACCCCGGCTACGGCTTCCTGTCCGAGAACGCCGAATTCGCCCGCGCCGTCGTCGATGCCGGCATCACCTGGGTCGGCCCCAGCCCCGAGGCCATGGACGCCCTGGGGGACAAGATGAGCGCCCGCGCCACCGCCGAGCGCGCCGGCGTCGCCCCCGTGCCCGGGATCACCGAGCCTGTCACCTCCTCCTCCACCGTCATCGGCTTCGCCGCCGAGCACGGCTACCCGGTCGCCCTCAAGCGCACCGACGGCGGGGGCGGCCGCGGTATCACGGTTTTATCCAACGACGACGAGGCCCGCAGCACCCCCGCGTTCGAGTCGGCCAGCGCCGGGGGCGGCACCCTCATTCTCGAGCGCTTCGTCACCGCGGCCCGCCACATCGAGACCCAGTGCGCGCGCGACTCCCACGGCGACTTCGCCGTCGTGTCGACCCGCGACTGCACCCTCCAGCGCCGCAACCAGAAGCTCCTCGAGGAGGCGCCCGCCCCCTTCCTGCCCGAGGGCATCCATGAGGCCCTCGTCGACTCCTCCCGGCGCCTCCTGGAGACCGTCGGTTACGTGGGCGTGGCCACCTGCGAGTTCCTGCTCACCCCCGAGGGTGACCTGTGGTTCCTCGAGGTCAACCCCCGCCTGCAGGTCGAGCACTGCGTGAGCGAGGAGGTCACCGGCACCGACCTCGTCGAGACCCAGCTGCGCATCGCCGCCGGCGGCGACCTCGGCGAGGTCCTGCCGGTGCGCGGGCACTCCATCGAGTTGCGCATCACCTGCGAGGACCCCGCCGCCGGGCTCGCCCCCTCCACCGGCACGATCACCCGCCTGCGCTGGCCCGCCGGCCCCGGCATCCGCATCGAGTCCGGGGTGGTCGAGGGCGACGTCGTCACCCCCATGTTCGACCCCATGCTCGCCAAGATCGTCGTCACCGGCGCCACGCGCGAGCAGGCCCTCGCCCGCGCGCGCCGCGCCCTGGCCGAGACGGTCGTCGAGGGCGTCACCGTGTGCACGGCCCTGCACGAGGCCGTCCTGGGCCTGCCCGCCTTCACTCAGCCGAACGCCTCCGGCCTCCTCGGGGTCACCACCCGCTGGATCGAGAACGATGTCCTGCCGGGACTGGCCACCGGCGCCCAGGGGGACGGCAGCGCGACCGCCGGCCCCGTCGCCGCGGGCAGCCAGGCCCCCGCCCCGGCCGCGGCTTCCACCCGCACCCGCTCCACCTACATCATCGAGGTCAACGGCCAGCGGGTCTCCCTGACGATCCCCGACGGCGTTTTCGGCGGGCACGGCCACCGCGGGGGCCTGGCGGGCCCCGGCGGGGGCTCGCACCGCGCCCACCGGGGCCAGCCCCTGCGCGGCCGCGGCGCGCGCGCCGCCCGCGTCGGCGCGGAGGGCCCCGAGACCGCCGATGGCGTCATTGCCGCGCCCATGCAGGCCATCATCACCCGCATCTGCGTCGAGCCCGGCGCGCGGGTGGCCGAGGGCGACCTCCTCATCGTCCTGGAGTCGATGAAGATGGAGAACTACGTCCACGCGCCCTATGACGGCGTCGTCGAGGAGATCGCCGTGGGCGCCGGGACGACCGTGAGCGCCGGGGACGTCCTCATCCGCTTCGCCCGCGAGGCCGCCACCGGCCAGAAGGAGGCCTGA
- a CDS encoding RsmB/NOP family class I SAM-dependent RNA methyltransferase: MAGRAGGSGQGRSGSGQEGRGGGRRGQQRGHAASQRRGQGRERGHGNEGGRHHPARQGSQRGRGPRDDGGSQRSRPNPDAARLAALEALTRVREDGAYANLVLPPILAAASLDRRDAGFATALTYGALRLAGRYDAILALCVDRPLAQLDGVVLDALRLGAHQLLGMRVPAHAAVSATVELAAHAAGRGASSFVNAVLRKVSAKDLDAWLAELRAAAPDELAALAAIESHPVWIVKALRQALVVSGRDPSELEDLLAADNADPEVVLCARPGLVETERLAAEARRAVGDEPRLGDTSPCAVVLAGGDPGRIPAVRDSRAGVEDEGSQLVALMASEPAITGRDERWLDMCAGPGGKAALLGARAAQRGARLVANEVAPHRARLVEAAVRAIPDGVVEIRCGDGRQIGRDEPGRYDRVLVDAPCTGLGSLRRRPEARWRRDPKDVTELAALQRELLLSALAAVRRGGLVAYVTCSPHALETSLVVKDALSRATRGGMSIETLHAGDAATRIAPRPPAGADRAQLQLWPHLDGTDAMFCALLRRDR, translated from the coding sequence ATGGCCGGGCGGGCGGGCGGCAGCGGCCAAGGACGGAGCGGCAGCGGCCAAGAAGGCCGGGGAGGCGGCCGTCGCGGCCAGCAGCGGGGCCATGCCGCCTCCCAGCGCCGAGGCCAGGGCCGCGAGCGCGGCCACGGCAACGAGGGCGGCCGCCATCACCCGGCCCGCCAGGGCTCCCAGCGGGGGCGCGGCCCCCGGGACGACGGCGGCTCGCAGCGGTCGCGCCCCAATCCCGACGCCGCGCGCCTGGCGGCCCTTGAGGCCCTGACGAGGGTCCGCGAGGACGGCGCCTATGCCAACCTCGTGCTCCCGCCAATCCTCGCCGCCGCGAGCCTCGACCGCCGGGACGCCGGTTTCGCCACCGCGCTGACCTACGGGGCCCTGCGCCTGGCGGGCCGCTATGACGCGATCCTCGCCCTGTGCGTCGACCGCCCCCTGGCCCAACTCGACGGCGTCGTCCTCGACGCGCTGCGCCTGGGCGCCCACCAGCTACTCGGCATGCGCGTGCCCGCCCACGCCGCCGTGTCGGCCACGGTGGAGCTCGCCGCCCACGCCGCGGGGCGCGGCGCCTCCAGCTTCGTCAACGCCGTCCTGCGGAAGGTCTCCGCCAAGGACCTCGATGCCTGGCTGGCCGAGTTGCGGGCCGCCGCCCCCGATGAGTTGGCCGCCTTGGCGGCCATCGAGTCCCACCCCGTGTGGATCGTCAAGGCCCTGCGCCAGGCCCTCGTGGTGAGCGGGCGCGATCCCAGTGAGCTCGAAGATCTCCTCGCTGCGGACAACGCCGATCCCGAGGTGGTGCTCTGCGCCCGCCCCGGCCTCGTCGAGACCGAGCGACTGGCCGCCGAGGCCCGCCGCGCCGTCGGCGACGAGCCGCGCCTGGGGGACACCAGCCCTTGCGCCGTGGTTCTGGCCGGAGGCGACCCCGGCCGCATCCCCGCGGTGCGCGACAGCCGCGCGGGCGTGGAGGACGAGGGCTCCCAGCTCGTCGCCCTCATGGCCAGCGAGCCGGCGATCACCGGGCGCGACGAGCGCTGGCTCGATATGTGCGCCGGCCCCGGCGGCAAGGCGGCGCTCCTGGGCGCCCGGGCCGCGCAGAGGGGCGCCCGCCTCGTCGCCAACGAGGTCGCGCCCCACCGCGCCAGGCTCGTCGAGGCCGCCGTGCGCGCCATCCCCGACGGCGTCGTCGAGATCCGCTGCGGGGACGGGCGCCAGATCGGGCGGGACGAGCCCGGGCGCTACGACCGCGTCCTCGTCGACGCGCCCTGCACTGGCCTGGGCTCCCTGCGCCGCCGCCCAGAGGCCCGCTGGCGCCGCGATCCCAAGGACGTCACCGAGCTCGCCGCCCTTCAGCGCGAGCTGCTCCTGTCCGCCCTGGCCGCCGTGCGGCGCGGGGGATTGGTCGCCTATGTGACCTGCTCGCCTCACGCCCTGGAGACCAGCCTCGTCGTCAAGGACGCCCTGAGCCGCGCCACGCGCGGGGGCATGAGCATCGAGACGCTCCACGCCGGCGACGCCGCTACCCGCATCGCGCCGCGGCCCCCCGCCGGAGCGGACCGCGCCCAGCTCCAGCTCTGGCCCCACCTGGACGGCACCGACGCCATGTTCTGCGCCCTCCTGCGCCGCGACCGCTGA
- the rpe gene encoding ribulose-phosphate 3-epimerase, protein MTATPAIHPSILNADVSRLADEIARIGGPGGADGVHVDVMDNHFVPNLSWGLPVVEAVLGCTGLPIDAHLMIEDADRWAPAYAEAGCATVTAHAEATTAPVRLAAELHRLGARAGIALRPATPLAAVADVLGDFEMLLIMTVEPGFGGQSFIESMLPKIQNARRLVGQRGLEVSIQIDGGVSAATIERAAEAGADVFVAGSAVYGADDALAAIGELRALAAAHMR, encoded by the coding sequence ATGACCGCAACGCCCGCGATCCACCCCTCGATCCTCAACGCCGACGTCTCGCGCCTGGCCGATGAGATCGCCCGCATCGGCGGGCCCGGGGGAGCCGACGGCGTTCATGTCGATGTCATGGACAATCACTTCGTGCCCAACCTGTCCTGGGGGCTGCCGGTGGTCGAGGCCGTCCTGGGCTGCACGGGCCTGCCCATCGACGCCCATCTCATGATCGAGGACGCCGACCGCTGGGCCCCCGCCTACGCGGAGGCCGGGTGCGCCACCGTCACCGCTCACGCCGAGGCCACGACGGCGCCTGTCCGCCTGGCCGCGGAACTGCACCGCCTCGGGGCCCGCGCCGGCATCGCCCTGCGCCCGGCCACCCCGTTGGCGGCGGTGGCCGACGTGCTCGGCGATTTCGAGATGCTCCTGATCATGACCGTCGAGCCTGGTTTCGGCGGTCAGTCCTTCATCGAGTCGATGTTGCCCAAGATCCAGAATGCCAGGCGCCTGGTGGGCCAGCGCGGCCTGGAGGTGAGCATCCAGATCGACGGCGGGGTCTCCGCGGCCACGATCGAGCGCGCCGCCGAGGCGGGCGCCGATGTCTTCGTCGCTGGGTCGGCCGTCTACGGCGCCGACGACGCGCTGGCCGCCATCGGCGAGCTGCGCGCGCTGGCCGCCGCCCACATGCGCTGA
- a CDS encoding excalibur calcium-binding domain-containing protein yields the protein MLIPRRSLAIAVSAALILPMLGACGTDRESSSTRPTSRAVSTTDSHVASKEESRAAAEAEASRQAEATRQAEASQAAAEESRAAKEEADRVAAAAEEARQAEATEQSEQEPSSGRGRVDQRIAPLAGTGGSSSSSKGGPAYYSSCKEAKAAGAAPLHRGDPGYRSKLDRDGDGIACEK from the coding sequence GTGCTGATCCCCCGCCGTTCCCTTGCCATCGCCGTGTCCGCGGCGCTCATCCTTCCCATGCTCGGCGCCTGCGGCACCGATCGCGAGTCCTCCTCGACGAGGCCGACATCGAGAGCGGTCTCGACCACCGATTCTCATGTCGCTTCGAAGGAGGAGAGTCGCGCCGCGGCTGAGGCTGAGGCCTCCCGGCAGGCCGAGGCCACGAGGCAGGCGGAGGCGAGCCAGGCAGCTGCCGAGGAGAGTCGAGCCGCCAAGGAAGAGGCCGACCGCGTGGCGGCTGCGGCTGAGGAGGCACGCCAAGCGGAGGCCACTGAACAATCGGAGCAGGAGCCGTCCTCCGGTCGGGGAAGGGTCGATCAGCGGATCGCCCCGCTCGCCGGCACTGGCGGCTCCTCGTCATCCAGCAAGGGCGGCCCCGCCTACTACTCCAGTTGCAAGGAGGCCAAGGCCGCCGGAGCCGCACCGCTCCACCGAGGCGATCCTGGGTACCGGTCCAAGCTCGATCGAGACGGTGACGGCATCGCCTGCGAGAAGTGA
- the metK gene encoding methionine adenosyltransferase, with amino-acid sequence MTSQPRLFTSESVTEGHPDKVCDRISDSILDAILAQDPDAHVAVETMVTTGLVHVAGEVTTSAYVEIPQIVRDEIVRIGYDSSDVCFDGRSCGVSISIGQQSPDINAGVVKALEVRDDSSDLDPLDFQGAGDQGLMFGYACTDTAALMPLPIHLAHRLAERLAAVRKQGIVPGLRPDGKTQVTIGYDGDRAVSIESVVISTQHDEDRSRAWLTDALAAEVIEPVIAAEQAAGMDVAVGGIDLLINPSGQFVIGGPTGDAGLTGRKIIVDTYGGMARHGGGAFSGKDPSKVDRSAAYAMRWVAKNVVAAGLATRCEIQVAYAIGAARPVGLYVETFGTHTVPVDRIQAAIDEVFDLRPAAIIRDLDLLRPIYAGTSAYGHFGRPGFSWEATDRVEALRAAI; translated from the coding sequence GTGACTTCCCAACCGCGCCTCTTCACCTCCGAGTCGGTCACCGAGGGCCACCCGGACAAGGTCTGCGACCGCATCTCGGACTCCATCCTCGACGCCATCCTCGCCCAGGACCCCGATGCGCATGTGGCCGTCGAGACCATGGTGACCACGGGGCTGGTGCATGTGGCGGGGGAGGTCACCACTTCGGCCTACGTGGAGATCCCGCAGATCGTGCGCGATGAGATCGTGCGCATCGGCTACGACTCCTCGGACGTCTGCTTCGACGGCCGCTCCTGCGGCGTGTCCATCTCCATCGGCCAGCAGTCCCCGGATATCAACGCCGGCGTCGTCAAGGCCCTCGAGGTGCGCGATGACTCCTCTGACCTCGACCCCCTCGACTTCCAGGGCGCGGGGGACCAGGGCCTCATGTTCGGCTACGCCTGCACGGACACCGCCGCCCTTATGCCCCTGCCCATCCACCTCGCCCACCGGCTCGCCGAGCGCCTGGCGGCCGTGCGCAAGCAGGGGATCGTGCCCGGCCTGCGCCCCGACGGCAAGACCCAGGTGACCATCGGCTACGACGGCGATCGCGCCGTGAGCATCGAGAGCGTCGTCATCTCCACCCAGCATGATGAGGACCGCAGCCGCGCATGGCTCACCGATGCCCTGGCGGCCGAGGTCATCGAGCCCGTCATCGCGGCGGAGCAGGCGGCGGGGATGGACGTGGCGGTCGGCGGCATCGACCTGCTCATCAACCCCTCCGGCCAGTTCGTCATCGGCGGGCCCACCGGGGACGCGGGCCTGACCGGCCGCAAGATCATCGTCGACACCTACGGGGGCATGGCGCGCCACGGGGGCGGTGCCTTCTCCGGCAAGGACCCCTCCAAGGTGGACCGCTCCGCCGCCTATGCCATGCGCTGGGTGGCCAAGAACGTCGTCGCCGCCGGGCTCGCCACCCGCTGCGAGATCCAGGTGGCCTACGCCATCGGCGCCGCCCGCCCCGTGGGCCTCTACGTGGAGACCTTCGGCACCCACACCGTCCCCGTCGATCGCATCCAGGCCGCCATCGACGAGGTCTTCGACCTGCGTCCCGCCGCCATCATCCGCGACCTCGACCTCCTGCGCCCCATCTACGCGGGCACGAGCGCCTACGGCCACTTCGGCCGTCCGGGATTCAGCTGGGAGGCAACGGATCGCGTCGAGGCTCTGCGCGCGGCGATCTGA
- a CDS encoding HAD family phosphatase: MSADPAWSRRPPSQRSAGPAGVSTAGPVGVSTAGPAGVSTAGPAGASAAGAMGGVDAIILDLGNVLYAWEAVAAVAGRVSLAAWEEFCAGADFTALNRRSDLGEDFDVIVADLAAAHPERPDWTDILRTYRACFRDSLTGPVPGMADLVDEFLATGLPLYCLTNYDGPTFDATRDLVPQLDRFSGIVVSGKEHLIKPDPAIFRLTLERFGLEPTRVLFIDDSQANTASAAAMGILTHTFTGAGALRAELVERGVLPARATRP; encoded by the coding sequence ATGAGCGCTGATCCCGCGTGGTCGCGGCGCCCGCCATCCCAGCGATCCGCCGGCCCCGCCGGCGTGAGCACCGCCGGCCCCGTCGGCGTGAGCACCGCCGGCCCCGCCGGCGTGAGCACCGCTGGCCCCGCCGGCGCGAGCGCCGCCGGCGCCATGGGCGGGGTCGACGCGATCATCCTCGACCTGGGCAACGTGCTCTACGCCTGGGAGGCCGTCGCCGCCGTCGCCGGGCGCGTGAGCCTGGCCGCCTGGGAGGAGTTCTGCGCTGGTGCCGACTTCACCGCCCTCAACCGCCGCTCCGACCTCGGAGAGGACTTCGACGTCATCGTCGCCGACCTCGCCGCCGCCCACCCCGAGAGGCCCGACTGGACGGACATCCTGCGCACCTATCGGGCCTGCTTCCGCGATTCCCTCACCGGCCCCGTGCCGGGGATGGCGGACCTCGTTGACGAGTTCCTCGCCACAGGGCTTCCGCTGTACTGCCTGACCAACTATGACGGCCCCACCTTCGACGCCACCCGCGACCTGGTCCCGCAGCTCGACCGCTTCTCCGGGATCGTCGTCTCCGGCAAGGAGCACCTCATCAAGCCTGATCCCGCCATCTTCCGCCTCACCCTGGAGCGCTTCGGCCTCGAGCCCACCCGCGTCCTCTTCATCGACGACTCCCAGGCGAACACCGCCAGTGCCGCCGCCATGGGCATCCTCACTCACACCTTCACAGGCGCCGGCGCCCTGCGCGCCGAGCTCGTCGAGCGCGGCGTTCTGCCGGCCCGCGCCACCCGCCCCTAG
- a CDS encoding primosomal protein N' produces MKRTAQQGELIAAPARPERTITAPDGVIDPVARVLLDTPVSHLDRLFDYRVPAALDADARVGTRVAVRFGGQEAHGWVWERDSTTTHPGALTPVRRVISDLPVLTPATMRLAESLAERGAGSRPDVLRVAVPPRHARAEASAREGPAPVLPRWPAPGSGGWAAYEGGAEMLRSLADGGAPRSVVTVLPGREGVTASWPELLADAAQAALSAGRGVLVLVATAEMAEDLASALTALLPGEPVVTLAADHGPARRYRAFTRLLLGRARVVVGTRGAAFAPVADLGLAVIWDDGDDRLAERHAPYAHARTVLALRSSLERCGLLIASHARSVEAQAYVERGWAASLAAPRSVVRAAAPRVEVPGVELEAEGASGAARFPSFAHRAVRAAVEAGPVLIQVPRGGYAPLVACDRCRAPARCATCGGPMTMERGGTTSCRWCGRSPHGWHCESCGSERLRMRSVGSARTGEELGRAFPGVGVVVSGAREDHGVIAEVDDSPRLVVATPGAEPVAQGGYRTVILMDAGALSSRVDMGATVEAVRRWTNAAALAAPGARVIVLGGPEPVAAQHFLRWDHEGFARRELAERMELHLPPAWRTACLDGPRRAVEDLLMAGQDEGYEALGPVEAPRAGGGRATDSAQASQATHRGLLRAPAPRGRELAAWLRHRLRDRSARREDPIRVELDPTRLW; encoded by the coding sequence ATGAAACGCACCGCCCAGCAGGGCGAGCTCATCGCCGCGCCCGCGCGCCCCGAGCGCACGATCACCGCGCCCGACGGCGTCATCGACCCGGTGGCCAGGGTGCTTCTGGACACCCCCGTGTCCCACCTCGACCGGCTCTTCGACTACCGCGTCCCCGCCGCGCTCGACGCCGACGCCCGAGTGGGCACGCGCGTGGCCGTGCGCTTCGGCGGCCAGGAGGCGCACGGATGGGTCTGGGAGCGCGACTCGACCACCACCCACCCGGGCGCGCTCACACCCGTGCGCAGGGTCATCTCCGATCTGCCGGTCCTCACGCCTGCCACCATGCGCCTAGCCGAGTCCCTGGCCGAGCGCGGCGCGGGGTCCCGCCCCGATGTGCTGCGCGTGGCCGTTCCGCCACGTCACGCCCGCGCCGAGGCCTCCGCGCGGGAGGGGCCCGCTCCCGTCCTGCCCCGGTGGCCCGCCCCCGGCAGCGGCGGCTGGGCGGCGTATGAGGGCGGCGCGGAGATGCTGCGCTCGCTCGCCGACGGCGGCGCCCCCCGGAGCGTGGTCACCGTGCTGCCCGGGCGGGAGGGCGTGACCGCGTCCTGGCCCGAGCTCCTGGCTGACGCCGCCCAGGCGGCGCTCAGCGCAGGCAGGGGCGTGCTCGTGCTTGTCGCCACCGCCGAGATGGCCGAGGATCTCGCGAGCGCTCTCACGGCGCTCCTGCCGGGCGAGCCCGTGGTCACCCTCGCGGCGGACCACGGTCCCGCGCGGCGCTATCGGGCCTTCACCCGCCTGCTCCTGGGCCGCGCCCGCGTCGTCGTGGGCACGCGCGGCGCCGCTTTCGCGCCTGTGGCGGACCTCGGCCTGGCAGTCATCTGGGATGATGGCGATGACCGCCTCGCCGAGCGCCACGCCCCCTACGCGCACGCTCGCACCGTGCTCGCCCTGCGCTCCAGCCTGGAGCGCTGCGGCCTGCTCATCGCCTCCCACGCGCGCAGCGTCGAGGCCCAGGCCTATGTGGAGCGCGGGTGGGCCGCGAGCCTGGCCGCCCCCAGGAGCGTCGTGCGCGCCGCGGCCCCGCGCGTGGAGGTCCCGGGCGTGGAGCTGGAGGCCGAGGGGGCCTCCGGGGCCGCCCGCTTCCCCTCCTTCGCCCACCGGGCGGTGCGCGCGGCCGTCGAGGCCGGGCCGGTCCTCATCCAGGTGCCACGCGGGGGCTACGCCCCGCTCGTGGCCTGCGATCGCTGCCGGGCGCCGGCGCGCTGCGCCACCTGCGGCGGGCCCATGACCATGGAGCGCGGGGGAACGACGTCCTGCCGGTGGTGCGGGAGGTCCCCCCACGGATGGCACTGCGAGAGCTGTGGCTCCGAGCGCCTGCGGATGCGCTCCGTCGGCTCGGCGCGCACGGGGGAGGAGCTGGGCCGGGCATTCCCCGGAGTCGGCGTCGTCGTCTCCGGGGCGAGGGAGGACCACGGCGTTATCGCCGAGGTCGATGACTCGCCTCGGCTCGTCGTGGCCACCCCGGGGGCGGAGCCGGTCGCCCAGGGGGGCTACCGGACGGTCATCCTCATGGACGCCGGGGCCCTGTCCTCACGGGTGGACATGGGCGCCACCGTGGAGGCGGTGCGCCGTTGGACGAACGCGGCCGCGCTGGCGGCGCCCGGCGCGCGGGTCATCGTGCTGGGGGGCCCCGAGCCCGTGGCCGCGCAGCACTTCCTGCGCTGGGACCACGAGGGCTTCGCCCGCAGGGAGCTGGCCGAGCGCATGGAGTTGCACCTGCCGCCGGCATGGCGGACCGCCTGCCTTGACGGGCCCCGCCGCGCCGTCGAGGACCTGCTCATGGCGGGGCAGGACGAGGGCTACGAGGCGCTGGGGCCCGTCGAGGCTCCGCGCGCGGGAGGCGGGCGGGCCACGGACTCCGCGCAGGCCTCCCAGGCGACTCACCGAGGACTGCTGCGCGCGCCGGCGCCCCGGGGCCGCGAGCTCGCCGCGTGGCTGCGCCATCGCCTGCGGGACCGGTCCGCCCGCCGCGAGGACCCCATTCGGGTCGAACTCGACCCGACCCGACTCTGGTAG
- a CDS encoding ATP-binding cassette domain-containing protein — MSKSYGSVRALEGVSFVVPDGEVSCLVGQNGAGKTTVIKALLGLIAVDAGSLRMNQREGARRIGVVFGPEYWVGSRTGEQSLKALALAMGVSTSRVPVCLGEAGLGDAARRRVRAYSLGMRQRLSIAAALLGESDNLILDEPFVGLDPEGVRWLGNLLRDLAREGRAVLVSSHLLAELESVGDRVIVLNEGRVVADTPVADLRQFQGARLRVHDSERFSSVAARRGWHVERAGRDSWFVIGVSLDEAIRALAEAGVGIEEAAASRGTISDFYFDAVARSREGEVPR, encoded by the coding sequence GTGAGTAAGTCGTACGGTTCTGTGCGCGCTCTGGAGGGGGTTTCCTTCGTGGTCCCGGATGGAGAGGTGTCCTGCCTCGTGGGGCAGAACGGGGCGGGTAAAACGACGGTCATCAAGGCGCTCCTGGGGCTCATCGCCGTGGATGCGGGAAGTTTGCGCATGAATCAACGTGAAGGGGCCCGACGGATCGGTGTCGTATTCGGCCCGGAGTACTGGGTCGGCTCGCGCACAGGGGAGCAGAGTCTCAAAGCGCTCGCGTTGGCGATGGGGGTCAGCACCTCTCGCGTACCGGTTTGCTTGGGTGAAGCAGGGCTGGGCGACGCCGCTCGGCGGCGGGTGAGAGCGTACTCCCTCGGAATGCGGCAGCGGCTGTCGATCGCTGCTGCACTGCTCGGAGAGTCTGACAACCTGATCCTGGATGAGCCGTTCGTTGGCTTGGACCCGGAGGGTGTCCGGTGGCTCGGCAACCTGTTGAGGGATCTCGCTCGCGAGGGGCGGGCTGTTCTGGTCTCGTCCCACCTGCTGGCGGAACTGGAGTCGGTGGGCGACCGCGTGATCGTGCTCAACGAAGGGCGTGTTGTCGCAGACACACCCGTGGCGGACCTCCGGCAATTCCAAGGGGCGCGGCTGCGGGTTCATGATTCGGAGCGCTTCAGCAGTGTGGCGGCTCGGCGGGGCTGGCATGTTGAGCGGGCGGGGCGCGACTCCTGGTTCGTCATCGGCGTGAGCCTGGACGAGGCGATCCGTGCCCTGGCCGAGGCGGGGGTAGGTATCGAGGAGGCAGCCGCCTCAAGGGGCACGATTTCCGATTTCTACTTCGATGCGGTTGCGCGGAGCCGCGAAGGGGAGGTGCCACGATGA